A part of Halobacillus shinanisalinarum genomic DNA contains:
- a CDS encoding nucleoside triphosphate pyrophosphohydrolase, whose translation MPIYNKLVRDRIPEIIEGKGKSIRTRILNEEEYIDSLKNKLQEEVNEYLAADNDQEALEELADLLELIRAVTKIHDSSIEQVEKIRREKSDQRGSFHNQVYLVEVED comes from the coding sequence ATGCCCATATATAACAAACTCGTCCGTGACCGAATTCCTGAGATAATCGAAGGAAAGGGTAAGTCGATTCGTACCCGTATATTAAATGAAGAGGAATACATAGATTCATTGAAAAACAAGCTCCAAGAAGAAGTAAACGAATATCTTGCAGCAGATAATGATCAAGAAGCTTTGGAGGAATTGGCTGATTTATTGGAGTTAATCCGTGCTGTTACAAAAATCCACGATTCTTCAATAGAACAAGTGGAAAAGATCCGGCGTGAAAAGAGTGACCAGCGTGGATCGTTTCATAATCAGGTTTATCTAGTTGAGGTGGAGGATTGA
- a CDS encoding phosphorothioated DNA-binding restriction endonuclease, whose translation MDKQLLREKVEHLTIWKKHDQRAPHKPLLILYALGRLVTHQQRWIPFKQAYTKMEHLLKEYGPPRKSYHPEQPFVRLVNDGIWQLTPSVDHQKFTKTELLVKEIQGGFTPEVQKLLEKDRSLPFEIANDILVKHFPETYHEELLQEFVLIFGFRTYRKRDAAFRRKIIHAYEGRCAVCGFSAKIHGSLVGVEAAHIKWHQYGGPDMEDNGLALCSLHHKLFDKGIFTVTNGKKVWVSEYASGIENFREMMTDFHNQNIRMPFSLCYEPSSDFLEWHVREVFKGY comes from the coding sequence GTGGACAAACAGCTGTTGAGAGAAAAGGTAGAACATCTTACCATTTGGAAAAAGCATGACCAACGTGCCCCACATAAACCTTTATTGATCTTGTACGCGTTAGGTCGACTCGTAACACATCAACAAAGGTGGATTCCCTTTAAGCAAGCCTATACAAAAATGGAACATCTATTGAAGGAATATGGCCCACCGAGGAAGTCCTATCACCCAGAGCAGCCTTTTGTACGTCTCGTGAATGATGGTATCTGGCAACTCACTCCTTCAGTAGATCATCAGAAATTTACCAAAACTGAATTACTAGTGAAGGAAATACAAGGCGGGTTCACACCAGAAGTCCAAAAGCTGCTAGAAAAGGATCGATCCCTTCCTTTTGAAATTGCTAACGACATTCTAGTTAAGCATTTTCCAGAAACTTACCATGAAGAGCTGTTGCAGGAGTTCGTGTTGATTTTTGGCTTTCGAACCTACCGAAAACGGGACGCTGCATTTAGGAGAAAAATTATCCATGCCTACGAAGGACGATGTGCTGTATGTGGGTTTAGTGCGAAAATCCATGGCTCGCTTGTTGGAGTGGAAGCGGCCCATATTAAGTGGCATCAGTATGGAGGACCGGATATGGAAGATAACGGATTAGCCTTATGTTCTTTGCATCATAAGCTGTTTGATAAAGGTATCTTTACTGTTACTAATGGTAAGAAGGTGTGGGTGTCTGAGTATGCAAGTGGGATAGAGAACTTTAGAGAGATGATGACGGATTTCCATAATCAAAACATTAGGATGCCGTTTTCGCTTTGTTATGAGCCAAGTTCGGATTTTTTAGAATGGCATGTGAGGGAAGTTTTTAAAGGATACTAG
- a CDS encoding DUF2975 domain-containing protein: protein MKRGSTLFLKIAVVLIGIPILALCIFVVPEIASFAAELYPDIAYINDLVLVNLYAAAIPFYFALYQAFKLLSYIDKNKAFSELSVRTLKNIKYCAITISILYVIGMPLFYLIAERDDAPGIIVLGMIIIFASLVIAVFAALLQNLLKNAIDIKSENDLTV from the coding sequence ATGAAACGAGGATCAACACTCTTTTTAAAGATAGCTGTTGTTCTTATTGGAATCCCAATTCTTGCTTTGTGCATATTTGTAGTGCCTGAGATAGCGAGTTTCGCAGCAGAATTGTATCCAGATATTGCTTATATAAACGATCTTGTTTTAGTCAATTTGTATGCAGCGGCGATACCTTTTTACTTTGCTCTGTATCAAGCTTTTAAACTTTTAAGCTATATTGACAAGAACAAAGCTTTCTCGGAATTATCTGTTAGAACTTTAAAGAATATAAAATACTGTGCAATCACAATCAGTATTTTGTATGTGATAGGCATGCCACTCTTTTATCTCATCGCGGAGAGAGATGACGCCCCAGGTATCATAGTGCTCGGAATGATCATTATTTTTGCTTCGTTGGTGATTGCAGTCTTTGCTGCTCTTCTTCAAAATCTGTTAAAAAATGCCATAGATATAAAATCAGAAAATGATTTAACGGTCTGA
- a CDS encoding helix-turn-helix domain-containing protein yields MAIIINIDVMLAKRKMSVTELSERVGITMANLSILKNGKAKAIRFSTLEAICKALECQPGDILEYRSDEDTQG; encoded by the coding sequence ATGGCGATCATAATTAATATTGATGTGATGTTGGCGAAAAGGAAAATGAGCGTAACAGAACTTTCGGAGAGGGTTGGAATAACAATGGCTAACCTTTCTATATTGAAAAATGGAAAGGCAAAAGCGATTCGATTTTCAACTTTAGAAGCGATTTGTAAAGCTTTAGAATGTCAGCCTGGAGATATTTTAGAATACCGAAGTGATGAAGACACCCAAGGTTAA
- a CDS encoding DUF817 domain-containing protein, with the protein MRALKQLIRFGWEQALSCLFPIVIFVSLAVTEIMTLPFLPRYDWLLIICLLMQWWMVRSGLETRDELKVITVFHLIGLALELFKVHMGSWSYPEEAYFKIFGVPLYSGFMYASVASYLCQAWRRLHVELVKWPPFLVVVPLSAAIYLNFFTHHYWIDVRFWLSGLVLIVFWQSWVTYEVDGTRYRMPLALSFVLIGIFIWIAENIATYFGAWEYPYQTDAWSLVHLGKVSSWLLLVIVSFLIVATLKQVKGKAPLG; encoded by the coding sequence ATGAGGGCACTAAAACAACTCATTCGTTTTGGTTGGGAGCAGGCCTTATCATGTTTATTTCCTATCGTTATTTTTGTCTCTTTAGCTGTTACAGAAATCATGACACTTCCCTTCCTCCCACGGTATGACTGGCTGCTCATCATCTGTCTTCTGATGCAGTGGTGGATGGTGCGTTCTGGGCTTGAAACACGGGATGAACTAAAGGTTATTACAGTGTTCCACCTTATTGGACTTGCTCTTGAACTTTTTAAGGTACATATGGGCTCCTGGTCTTATCCAGAGGAAGCCTATTTCAAAATTTTTGGAGTGCCCTTGTATAGCGGATTCATGTACGCAAGTGTAGCGAGTTATCTTTGCCAGGCGTGGAGGAGGTTACATGTTGAACTGGTTAAGTGGCCCCCGTTTCTGGTGGTTGTACCTCTTTCGGCTGCGATTTATTTGAATTTTTTCACCCACCATTATTGGATTGATGTCCGCTTTTGGTTATCTGGACTTGTACTTATCGTCTTTTGGCAATCATGGGTTACATACGAGGTGGATGGAACTCGCTACCGTATGCCACTCGCTCTTTCTTTTGTGCTCATCGGAATTTTTATATGGATCGCCGAGAATATCGCAACGTATTTCGGAGCTTGGGAGTATCCATACCAAACCGATGCATGGAGTCTCGTTCATCTAGGAAAGGTGAGTTCATGGCTTTTATTAGTGATTGTTAGCTTTCTTATAGTAGCGACTTTAAAGCAGGTTAAGGGAAAAGCTCCACTAGGATAG